In one Gammaproteobacteria bacterium genomic region, the following are encoded:
- a CDS encoding cation transporter — translation MLGIALNVAYVIVEFVAGLLVDSLALIADAAHNASDVLGLLLALVAVILGDRAATRHRTYGLGRVSIMAALISGLLLALTLGALAWEAIGRLQEPQPLDGQTVSMVALVGVGINGLTAWLLVKGSQDLNIRAAFLHMMADALVSLAVVVAGVIVWKTQWWWVDPALTLLVIVVIFYGTWDLIREALHLSLDGVPRGVDIDRLEDELKTLPEVKDVHDLHVWALSTSDNALTVHLVVDALESVNEFLARVQTYLAERHGIRHATIQIEYGQRVDHGLDPNCL, via the coding sequence ATGCTGGGTATTGCGCTGAATGTCGCTTATGTCATTGTCGAATTTGTTGCTGGGCTATTGGTGGATTCCTTGGCGCTGATCGCCGATGCTGCGCACAACGCCTCTGATGTGCTCGGACTCTTACTCGCTCTGGTGGCAGTGATTTTGGGAGACCGTGCGGCCACACGCCATAGAACCTATGGTTTGGGGCGTGTGTCAATTATGGCGGCCTTGATCAGCGGATTGCTACTGGCATTGACCTTAGGGGCTTTGGCCTGGGAAGCGATTGGTCGATTGCAGGAACCGCAACCGCTAGATGGCCAGACAGTGTCAATGGTGGCGCTTGTGGGCGTTGGCATCAATGGGTTGACTGCTTGGCTTCTGGTCAAAGGCAGTCAGGATCTCAATATTCGCGCGGCCTTTTTACACATGATGGCCGATGCGCTGGTATCACTGGCAGTGGTAGTGGCGGGCGTGATCGTCTGGAAGACACAGTGGTGGTGGGTCGATCCGGCGTTGACACTGCTTGTCATCGTGGTGATTTTCTACGGCACATGGGATTTAATCCGAGAAGCCTTGCATCTGTCATTGGATGGTGTCCCACGAGGTGTGGATATCGACAGGCTCGAAGACGAACTTAAAACACTGCCTGAAGTGAAGGATGTACACGACCTGCATGTTTGGGCGTTGAGCACGTCGGACAATGCATTGACCGTGCATCTGGTGGTTGATGCGCTGGAGTCCGTCAATGAGTTTTTGGCGCGTGTGCAAACCTACTTAGCAGAGCGTCACGGCATACGGCATGCCACTATCCAAATTGAATATGGGCAGCGCGTTGATCATGGCCTTGATCCGAATTGCTTATGA